The window tgccaggtagtcctgaggcatggtcctaaggttcaggtcctctgagacgaagaaagaaagaattaaagaggggaaccggccaggtagagacagcaagggcggtcgTTGAtccagtgcctttctgttcaccttcacactcctgggccagactacactcaatcataggacactactgaagagatgagtcttcaataaagacttaaaggttgagaccgagtctgcatctctcacatgggtaggcagaccattccataaaaattgagctctatataCGGGAAAGCattgcctccagctgtttgcttagaaattctagggacaattaggaggcctgtgtcttgtgaccatagcgtacgtgtaggtttGTATGtaaggcaggaccaaatcggaaagataggtaggaacaacccatgtaatgctttgtaggttagcagtaaaaccttgaaatcagcccttgcctgaacaggaagccagtgtagtgaggctagcactggaggaatatgatcacattttttggttctagtcaggattctagcagccggtTTTAGCACTAACTgcagtttatttagtgctttatctgggtagctggaaagtagaacattgcagtagtctaacctagaagtaacaaaagcatggattcatttttctgcatcatttttggacagaaaatgtcagatttttgcaatgttacgtagatggaaaaaagctgtccttgaaacagtcttcatttgttcgtcaaaagagagatcagggtccagagtaacacagaggtccttcacagttttatttgagatgactgtacaaacaaatcaaatcaaatgtatttatatagcccttcgtacatcagctgatatctcaaagtgctgtacagaaacccagcctaaatttgctattgtaaatgttagcaacacttccacctttgcgggatgcgcGGGAGATATGGTCAcgagtgtaaccaggaggtgaggcctcatttaacacagtaaattcatcaggcttaagccatgtttcagtcaggccaatcacatcaagaatatgatcagtgattagttaattgactataacttccttggaagtgagggatctaacattatgTAGCTATATTTTGAGATGTGAAGTATCACAATCTATTTCAATAATGTCAGGattggaggaggtctttattctagtgagattgctaaggcgaacaccgccatgtttagttttgcccaacccaggtcgaggcacagatatggTCTCAacggggatagctgagctgactacactgactgtgctagtggcaatGTGTTGGTAGAACTACGGTAGCATTTTCctcatattcaatgggtgttgagcgtttgtaaattcattagttattctgcgctctggaaCACTCAGACgtttttgtacactctgtgtatttACATAAGGAATCTTTCCTGTAGTCTTGATTGTTGTAGagacaatagaatagaatagaatgtttTGGTGATTAAGTGACTATTCTGTTATCTGAGGTTCTGAGACAACCCTCCTTGCCTTCAAGCTGagagttggggtcaattccatttcagttCAAACTGAAGTTCAAATGCAAAATTTTGCTCATAGAGAAGTATTGAGAAAAATGTACATTAGAATTTCCActtacttcctgaattgagtgaatttaaatggatttgaccccaacacacacacacccgatcCCCTACTCACATTTTATATGTGATCAGGCACTGCCTGAGTCCCAGCTTCCTGAAGATGTCCACAGCTATCTCCATGGGGGTATGGTCTGTCACAGTGAAGAGACTAAGGTCCAGGATACCTATTCAAATATAACATAATATCATATAAACATAATATCATATAAACATAACATTATATAACATactatccgtgtgtgtgtgggacctTACCCCTTAGTTTGACAGCAGGGGGTCCGGTGGTGGGCTGGGGGGGAGCACGTGTTCCATGAAGAACACTAAACAAGGCACTGACCATCTCCTCCTGTCGCATGCGAGTGTTGTCTAAAAGTTaaaggagagggatgggggacgAAGGGGGGGAAACGAGGGGAAGGAGGATGTAGAGAAAGTGGGGAGGATTTCATCATAGACGCATACAACTAAAGTACATACACACAGCGATATGCAAACACATACTGATTTGTAATTTGTAATGGGCCTCATGGACACATAGCTGAAGATTACATATTAACTGACACATATTAACAAATACAGATCAGCCACACAGTCCAACATTGCTCACAACAATGACTCACACCTCATTATCAAATATGTTTATTGgcaaacacacacatcacctgtggAACTGATTGGCAAACTCACAAAGCAAACATAGACACatagagtctgctaaatgacttaaatgtaaatgtaaatgaagagagagacagaaatacagagaccgacaaagagagacaggcaggcagacaatgGGTGAGTAGCAGAGAGAATGGTTACTGTGGGAAAGAAAAAATAATGAGATAGTTAGGAATCCTGTGTCTGCTTCCATCCCATCCACCTTCCATACACTCATACCCTCCTGAGCACTACCAAGGGAGGATCTGACCGCC of the Oncorhynchus gorbuscha isolate QuinsamMale2020 ecotype Even-year linkage group LG25, OgorEven_v1.0, whole genome shotgun sequence genome contains:
- the LOC124014163 gene encoding H(+)/Cl(-) exchange transporter 4-like, which codes for MRQEEMVSALFSVLHGTRAPPQPTTGPPAVKLRGILDLSLFTVTDHTPMEIAVDIFRKLGLRQCLITYKIGPEP